A region of Carassius auratus strain Wakin chromosome 41, ASM336829v1, whole genome shotgun sequence DNA encodes the following proteins:
- the LOC113059904 gene encoding 39S ribosomal protein L13, mitochondrial-like has translation MSSFSRSAQQWASFARSWLLIDARMQPPGKIASVCSVRLQGKHKPIYHPLSDIGDHVVVMNTRHIAFSGNKWEQKVYSSHTGYPGSFKQLTAAQMHKKDPTAIIKLAVYGMLPKNLTRRTMMQRLHLFPDDLLPDDILRNLTEELPQPREIPRKLSDYTQEERDAFPRLWTPPEDFRMK, from the exons ATGTCTAGTTTTTCGAGATCAGCCCAG CAATGGGCGAGCTTCGCAAGATCCTGGCTCCTGATAGACGCTCGGATGCAGCCTCCAGGAAAGATCGCCTCTGTGTGCTCCGTGCGGCTTCAGGGGAAACATAAACCCATTTACCATCCACTGA GTGATATTGGAGATCATGTGGTGGTCATGAACACCAGACACATCGCCTTCTCTGGAAATAAATGGGAACAGAAAGTGTATTCGTCTCACACTGG CTACCCTGGATCATTCAAACAGCTCACCGCAGCCCAAATGCACAAGAAGGACCCAACAGCC ATCATTAAACTGGCTGTGTACGGGATGCTTCCAAAAAACCTCACCAGAAGGACCATGATGCAACGGCTTCACCTCTTCCCAGATGAT CTCCTTCCGGATGATATTCTGAGGAACCTGACAGAGGAGCTTCCTCAACCCAGAGAGATTCCTCGTAAGCTCAGCGATTACACGCAGGAGGAGCGGGACGCTTTCCCCAGGCTCTGGACCCC GCCAGAAGACTTCAGGATGAAATGA